Proteins from a genomic interval of Zonotrichia leucophrys gambelii isolate GWCS_2022_RI chromosome 5, RI_Zleu_2.0, whole genome shotgun sequence:
- the CTNND1 gene encoding catenin delta-1 isoform X1, whose protein sequence is MDDSEVESTASILASVKEQEAQFEKLTRALEEERRHVSAQLERVRVSPQDAGPGLANGTLTRRHQNGRFLGDADLERQKYSDLKLNGPQDHSHLLYSTIPRMQDPGQIVEETYTMEEDPEGAMSVVSVETSDDGTTRRTETTVKKVVKTVTTRTVQQVPVGPDGLPLETSPVTSNYVQTMDRNFRKNGNGGPGSYLGQAGTATLPRNYHYPDGYGRPYEDGYPGSDHSYGSLSRVTRIDERYRPSMDAYRAPSRQDIYGPQPQVRVGGSNMDLNHFHPEPYGLEDDQRSVGFEDVDYGLMSDYGTARRAGTPSDARRRLRSYEDMLVDEVAPDRYYWAPLAQHERGSLASLDSLRKGGPAPGNWRQPELPEVIAMLSFRLDAVKSNAAAYLQHLCYRNDKVKTEVRRLKGIPVLVGLLDHPKKEVHYGACGALKNISFGKDQDNKIAIKNCDGVPALVRLLRKAHDMDLTEVITGTLWNLSSHDSIKMAIVDHALHALTDEVVIPRSGWEREPNEDSKPRHIEWESVLTNTAGCLRNVSSERSEARRKLRECDGLVDALIYIVQSEIGQKDSDSKLVENCVCLLRNLSYQVHREIPHAERYQETPLVPANNAGPHNASCFGAKKGKDEWFSRGKKLPEDPGADTVDFPKRTTPAKGYELLFQPEVVRIYISLLKESKTPAILEASAGAIQNLCAGSWTYGRYIRSALRQEKGLSAIADLLAHDSERVVKAASGALRNLAVDLRNKELIGKHAIPNLVKNLPGGQQSPAKNLSEDTVVSILNTINEVIVDNLEAAKKLRETQGIEKLVLINKSGNRSEREVRAAALVLQTVWGYKELRKPLEKEGWKKSDFQVNLSNASRTQGGNSFDDSTLPLIDRNQKTDKKSSREEIQMSNMGPDNYSTLNERDHSRTLDRSGDLGEMDPVKAAPLMQEEGQESQPEVEQEEEEEDAAVPSPELVCPTVSCPI, encoded by the exons ATGGACGACTCGGAGGTGGAGTCGACCGCCAGCATCCTTGCCTCTGTCAAGGAGCAGGAGGCACAGTTCGAGAAGCTGACCCGGGCCCTGGAGGAGGAACGGCGCCATGTCTCGGCCCAGCTGGAGCGAGTCCGGGTCTCCCCACAGGACGCCGGCCCGGGCTTGGCCAACGGCACGCTCACCCGGCGGCACCAG AACGGACGTTTCCTGGGCGATGCTGACCtggaaaggcagaaatattCAGATCTGAAGCTCAACGGGCCACAG GATCACAGCCACCTCTTGTACAGCACAATCCCCAGGATGCAGGACCCAGGCCAGATTGTGGAGGAGACGTACACCATGGAGGAGGACCCGGAAGGGGCCATGTCGGTCGTGTCTGTGGAGACATCAGATGATGGGACAACTCGGCGTACAGAGACCACG GTGAAGAAGGTGGTGAAGACTGTGACCACCCGGACGGTGCAGCAGGTGCCGGTGGGGCCCGACGGGCTGCCTTTGGAAACGTCCCCCGTCACCAGCAACTACGTCCAGACCATGGACAGGAACTTCCGCAAGAACGGCAACGGGGGCCCCGGCAGCTACCTGGGCCAGGCGGGCACGGCCACCCTCCCTCGCAACTACCACTACCCCGACGGCTACGGCCGCCCCTATGAGGACGGCTACCCGGGCAGCGACCACAGCTACGGCAGCCTGTCCCGCGTCACCCGCATCGACGAGCGCTACCGCCCCTCCATGGACGCCTACCGCGCCCCCAGCCGCCAGGACATCTAcggcccccagccccaggtgcgTGTTGGGGGCAGCAACATGGACCTCAACCACTTCCACCCCGAGCCCTACGGCCTGGAGGATGACCAGCGCAGCGTGGGCTTCGAAGATGTGGACTACGGGCTCATGTCTGACtatggcactgccaggagggcGGGCACCCCGTCTGATGCTCGGCGGAGGCTCAG GAGTTATGAAGACATGCTGGTGGATGAGGTGGCCCCTGACCGGTACTACTGGGCCCCGCTGGCGCAGCACGAGCGGGGCAGCCTGGCCAGCCTGGACAGCCTGCGGAAAGGGGGCCCGGCCCCGGGGAACTGGCGCCAGCCGGAGCTGCCGGAGGTCATTGCCATGCTGAGCTTCCGCCTGGACGCCGTCAAGTCCAACGCGGCCGCCTACCTGCAGCACCTGTGCTACCGCAACGACAAGGTGAAGACGGAGGTGCGGCGGCTGAAGGGCATCCCCGTGCTCGTGGGGCTGCTGGACCACCCCAAGAAGGAGGTGCACTACGGCGCCTGTGGGGCTCTCAAGAACATCTCCTTCGGCAAGGACCAGGACAACAAGATCGCCATCAAGAACTGCGACGGGGTGCCCGCGCTGGTGCGCCTGCTGCGCAAGGCCCACGACATGGACCTCACCGAGGTCATCACAG GGACGCTGTGGAACCTGTCCTCGCACGACTCCATCAAGATGGCCATCGTGGATCACGCACTGCATGCCCTGACCGATGAGGTGGTTATTCCCCGCTCCGGCTGGGAGCGGGAGCCCAACGAGGATTCCAAACCCCGCCATATAGAGTGGGAGTCGGTGCTCACCAACACCGCTGGCTGCCTTAG GAATGTGAGCTCGGAGCGGAGCGAGGCCCGTCGGAAGCTGCGGGAATGTGACGGGTTGGTGGACGCCCTGATCTACATTGTGCAGTCTGAGATTGGCCAGAAGGACTCGGACAGCAAG CTGGTGGAGAactgtgtgtgcctgctgaGGAACCTGTCCTACCAAGTGCACCGTGAGATCCCCCACGCCGAGCGCTACCAGGAGACGCCCCTTGTCCCTGCCAACAACGCTGGGCCCCACAATGCCAGCTGCTTCGGGGCCAAGAAGGGCAAAG ACGAGTGGTTCTCCAGAG GTAAAAAGCTCCCAGAAGACCCTGGTGCTGACACAGTGGATTTTCCCAAAAGAACAACTCCAGCCAAAG GCTACGAGCTCCtcttccagccagaagtggTGCGGATATACATCTCCCTCCTGAAGGAAAGCAAGACTCCCGCCATCCTGGAGGCTTCAGCAGGAGCCATTCAGAACCTGTGCGCTGGCAGCTGGACG TATGGCCGGTACATCCGCTCAGCCCTGCGCCAGGAGAAGGGGCTCTCCGCCATCGCCGACCTCCTGGCCCACGACAGCGAGCGCGTGGTGAAAGCGGCGTCCGGCGCCCTGCGCAACCTGGCCGTGGACCTGCGCAACAAGGAGCTCATCG GCAAACATGCCATCCCCAACCTGGTGAAGAACCTGCCTGgaggccagcagagccctgccaaaAACCTCTCTGAGGACACAGTGGTGTCAATCCTCAACACCATCAATGAAGTGATCGTGGACAACCTCGAGGCGGCCAAAAAGCTCCGGGAAACACAGGGGATTGAGAAGCTTGTGCTCATCAACAAATCTGG GAACCGCTCAGAGAGAGAAGTCCGGGCAGCCGCTCTCGTTTTGCAGACAGTCTGGGGCTATAAGGAGCTGCGGAAGCCCCTTGAGAAGGAAGGCTGGAAGAAGTCAGATTTCCAG GTGAACCTGAGCAATGCCTCTCGGACCCAGGGAGGCAACTCCTTTGATGACAGCACCTTGCCTCTCATCGACAGGAACCAAAAAACAG ACAAGAAATCCTCCCGGGAGGAGATCCAGATGAGCAACATGGGACCAG acAACTATTCCACACTCAACGAGAGGGACCACAGCAGGACACTGGACCGATCCGGTGACCTCGGGGAGATGGATCCGGTGAAGGCAGCGCCGCTGATG caggaggaggggcaggagtCGCAGCCTGAGgtagagcaggaggaggaggaggaagatgctgctgtgccctccccCGAGTTGGTATGTCCCACGGTGTCCTGCCCAATCTGA